In Salinigranum marinum, one DNA window encodes the following:
- a CDS encoding chemotaxis protein CheA, which translates to MDEELYQAFITESEESITQLNNSLLTLESNPEDDEAIDDIFRRAHTLKGNFGAMGFDAAATVAHAIEDLLDEVRQGGLDVTPERMDLVFEGVDLIVDILHDIEANGETTIDPEETVSALRAAAEGDEGTDGAESQGDVDDPDAADAAGSEPSAPVDTVDAGDGEGDDVPASRAALIESAVETVPTDVLAGSDALYHVEVALSTGEMKSVDAGLFLEGIPEDLAIPGAIPPLTDIEAGAFDDGVELFVADTDSDAVARTVGELWGVTDCEVTDVSTAITRAGGRLGDGGTDTASGPAGEGSGDADGTDGDEGDASTAATVAGAATDDVEEDAGGDGGSGGDTGSERSIAEVKSVRVDVDQLDELHELVEQLVTSRIKLRQAIGEDETGGVDTLDELDKISSNLQSTVMDMRLIPLKKVFDKFPRLVRDLAREQDKRVDFRVEGQDIELDRTILDEISDPLMHVLRNAVDHGIEPPEERAEAGKPEQGVVELSAHREHDTVVIEVADDGGGLDVDRIREKAVSKGLASTEAVSSLPDEEVFDYVFHPGFSTNEEITDVSGRGVGMDVVKTTVEALDGSVSVTSTLGEGTTFRIRLPVSVAIIKVLFVTVGDRQFGVPIKYIDEIGRETRIDTINGAEVVVHDDQVFPLIRLRDALGVGEPGPETGMVVRIRPQDRQVALRCDGVTRQEEVVVTPLQGPLSGADGLSGTAVIGDGNVIPILDIGTLEGADAGGSAASEYGGLAADGGSAD; encoded by the coding sequence ATGGACGAGGAACTGTACCAGGCCTTCATCACCGAAAGCGAGGAGAGCATCACCCAACTGAACAACTCGTTGTTGACGCTGGAGTCGAACCCAGAAGACGACGAGGCGATCGACGACATCTTCCGCCGGGCTCACACGCTGAAGGGGAACTTCGGCGCGATGGGTTTCGACGCGGCGGCGACAGTCGCCCACGCCATCGAGGACCTCCTCGACGAGGTGCGGCAGGGCGGACTCGACGTGACGCCCGAACGGATGGATCTCGTGTTCGAGGGCGTCGATCTCATCGTCGACATCCTCCACGACATCGAAGCGAACGGCGAGACGACCATCGATCCCGAGGAGACGGTCAGTGCCCTCCGGGCCGCCGCCGAGGGCGACGAGGGGACGGACGGAGCCGAGAGCCAGGGAGACGTCGACGACCCGGACGCGGCCGACGCCGCCGGGTCGGAGCCGTCCGCGCCGGTCGATACCGTCGACGCCGGGGATGGAGAGGGCGACGACGTCCCCGCGTCCCGGGCGGCGCTGATCGAGTCAGCGGTCGAGACCGTTCCGACGGATGTGCTCGCCGGCTCCGACGCCCTCTACCACGTCGAGGTCGCGCTCTCGACGGGCGAGATGAAGAGCGTCGACGCGGGCCTCTTCCTCGAGGGGATCCCCGAGGACCTGGCGATTCCGGGAGCGATCCCGCCGCTGACCGACATCGAAGCGGGCGCGTTCGACGACGGCGTCGAACTGTTCGTGGCGGACACCGACTCGGACGCGGTCGCGCGGACGGTCGGCGAGCTCTGGGGGGTGACCGACTGCGAGGTCACGGACGTCTCGACGGCGATCACCCGGGCGGGTGGGCGGCTCGGAGACGGCGGGACCGACACCGCTAGCGGACCGGCGGGCGAGGGGAGCGGCGACGCGGATGGGACGGACGGGGACGAAGGCGACGCGTCGACGGCCGCGACTGTGGCTGGGGCGGCGACCGACGACGTCGAGGAGGACGCGGGCGGCGACGGCGGGAGTGGTGGCGATACGGGGTCGGAGCGGAGCATCGCCGAGGTGAAATCCGTCCGGGTGGACGTCGACCAGCTCGACGAACTCCACGAGCTGGTCGAACAGCTCGTCACCTCCCGCATCAAGCTCCGACAGGCCATCGGCGAGGACGAAACCGGGGGCGTCGACACGCTAGACGAACTGGACAAGATCTCGTCGAACCTCCAGAGCACGGTGATGGACATGCGGCTGATCCCGCTGAAGAAGGTGTTCGACAAGTTCCCGCGCCTCGTTCGTGACCTCGCCCGCGAGCAGGACAAGCGGGTCGACTTCCGCGTCGAGGGTCAAGACATCGAGCTCGACCGGACGATCCTCGACGAGATCTCCGATCCACTGATGCACGTGCTCCGGAACGCGGTCGACCACGGGATCGAGCCGCCCGAAGAGCGAGCCGAGGCGGGCAAGCCCGAACAGGGTGTCGTGGAACTGTCGGCCCACCGAGAGCACGACACTGTCGTGATCGAAGTCGCCGACGACGGCGGCGGGCTCGACGTCGACCGGATCCGCGAGAAGGCCGTCTCGAAGGGGCTCGCGTCGACCGAGGCGGTCTCGTCGCTCCCCGACGAGGAAGTGTTCGACTACGTCTTCCACCCGGGCTTTTCGACGAACGAGGAGATCACCGACGTCTCCGGCCGGGGCGTCGGGATGGACGTGGTGAAGACGACGGTCGAGGCGCTCGACGGGTCGGTGTCCGTCACCTCGACGCTCGGCGAGGGGACGACGTTCAGGATCCGGCTGCCGGTGTCGGTGGCGATCATCAAGGTGCTGTTCGTCACGGTCGGCGACCGCCAGTTCGGCGTCCCGATCAAGTACATCGACGAGATCGGCCGCGAGACGCGCATCGACACGATCAACGGGGCCGAGGTCGTCGTCCACGACGATCAGGTGTTCCCGCTCATCCGGCTCCGGGACGCTCTCGGCGTCGGCGAGCCCGGTCCCGAGACGGGGATGGTCGTCCGGATCCGCCCACAGGACCGGCAGGTCGCGCTCCGGTGTGACGGCGTGACGCGGCAGGAGGAGGTCGTCGTCACGCCGTTGCAGGGCCCGCTGTCGGGCGCGGACGGGCTGTCCGGAACGGCGGTCATCGGCGACGGCAACGTCATCCCCATCCTCGACATCGGGACGCTCGAAGGGGCCGACGCGGGCGGGAGCGCCGCGAGCGAGTACGGTGGACTGGCCGCCGACGGGGGGAGCGCCGACTGA